One Drosophila virilis strain 15010-1051.87 chromosome 5, Dvir_AGI_RSII-ME, whole genome shotgun sequence DNA window includes the following coding sequences:
- the TyrRS-m gene encoding tyrosine--tRNA ligase, mitochondrial, with the protein MLALRFRLLRPLHSSCCNFKRNLTHKNLLELSERGFFQSIFPDTAAPKLKELFERSAQTIYAGFDPTADSLHVGNLLVIMGLLHCQRAGHKPIALVGGATGLIGDPSGRKTERNQLGESVLDANLQAIERQLRKVFKNHEDCLWDTRKNRSPLAPLTIVNNAEWYANLNLIDFVANMGRHFRMGSMLSRSSVQSRLESEDGMSFTEFTYQIFQAYDWLHLLRKHNCCFQMGGSDQMGNLMTGHELISRVERNREVFGMTLPIVTNEEGDKFGKSAGNAVWLDENKTSPFALYQFFLRMPDSEVEKLLKLFTFIPLPEVEQLMREHAKEPEKRKAQTLLAEDVTLLVHGEHGLKQAERVTNALYKGNVDGLAELNYAEIKQTFQGAAVVDILTEPGMSILQLAMKAKCFPTETDAVRIINAGGFYINQKRVQNIAEVITTGIHILRNGVSLLRVGKRNFYIVRWQ; encoded by the exons ATGCTTGCATTAAGATTTCGCCTGCTGCGGCCCCtgcacagcagctgctgcaactttAAGCGCAATTTAACACACAAAAATCTGCTGGAACTATCAGAGCGAGGTTTCTTTCAGAGCATTTTTCCAGACACTGCAGC ACCAAAGTTAAAAGAACTGTTCGAGAGATCAGCCCAAACCATTTATGCTGGATTTGATCCCACTGCCGACAGCTTGCACGTTGGAAACTTGCTTGTGATTATGGGTCTTTTGCACTGCCAGCGTGCCGGCCATAAGCCGATAGCTCTAGTCGGAGGCGCCACTGGCCTGATTGGTGATCCTAGTGGACGTAAAACGGAGCGCAATCAATTGGGCGAGTCCGTGCTGGACGCAAACCTACAGGCCATTGAGCGACAACTGCGTAAAGTGTTTAAGAACCATGAGGATTGCCTGTGGGATACACGAAAAAACAGATCTCCGCTCGCACCGCTAAC AATTGTTAACAATGCTGAGTGGTATGCGAACCTAAACTTAATTGACTTTGTTGCGAATATGGGTCGACATTTTCGTATGGGCTCAATGCTGTCGAGATCCTCTGTCCAGTCGCGCTTGGAATCGGAGGATGGCATGAGCTTTACGGAGTTTACGTATCAGATCTTTCAGGCCTACGATTGGTTGCATTTACTGCGCAAACACAACTGTTGCTTCCAGATGGGTGGCTCCGATCAAATGGGTAATCTAATGACGGGACATGAATTGATAAGTCGGGTTGAGCGCAATCGCGAAGTCTTTGGCATGACACTGCCAATAGTTACCAATGAGGAAGGAGACAAGTTTGGAAAGTCGGCAGGAAATGCAGTATGGCTAGACGAAAATAAGACTTCCCCCTTCGCATTGTATCAATTCTTTTTGCGCATGCCGGACTCTGAAGTGGAGAAGCTCTTGAAACTGTTCACTTTTATTCCGCTGCCTGAGGTGGAGCAACTGATGCGAGAGCACGCTAAGGAACCGGAAAAACGCAAAGCGCAGACGCTACTGGCGGAAGATGTCACCTTGCTGGTGCATGGCG AGCACGGCTTAAAGCAAGCGGAGCGCGTTACCAATGCCCTCTACAAGGGCAACGTTGACGGTTTGGCCGAGTTGAACTATGCTGAAATCAAACAAACGTTTCAGGGCGCAGCCGTGGTTGATATACTTACTGAACCGGGCATGTCCATTCTACAGCTGGCAATGAAAGCCAAATGTTTTCCCACAGAAA CTGATGCTGTGCGTATCATCAATGCTGGTGGATTCTATATTAACCAGAAGCGTGTACAGAACATTGCGGAAGTTATCACAACCGGCATACACATCCTCCGTAATGGTGTGTCCTTACTGCGCGTGGGTAAACGCAACTTTTACATTGTGCGATGGCaatag
- the LOC6626337 gene encoding uncharacterized protein gives MLLKIRHALLEVTNHQVSKQSAKQSAVIINNEIIISCGNILQPFIRPDGDGLKIIQSLQQCKLVDAQDGHCAEGKLLRTLSYLVTFDRQRRPLTDRSAQHSSGHSAHILTRYTAQPLYVFCAAEVSRNLHKILMNADNDEQNVLRSCFLVLTMRELKERESFKRFLQHIASYLRYLQPIHTLDDVLVMCSPFGLENFYKTISIGKVSNVMGSSLFGLSNALPLGCEGAAVFNNKLRLIGIIICTSFQREQENVNLTLAANFGYLLRDFMEQLGTPITMLSLPREPSDFAWERTIVVIESAGQQGTGTYIKVHNKRFILTCAHVVGQPNSRVHCRAIDREFKSDVIWCNPDENRPYDLALLTAPPDVPEHHCVRLARNRATLGQTVYNAGFPYYVNFNFKYDFNPSIFQGRIIKCDQGALMSDGSVQAGQSGGPMFDQNGSILGVCVSNIKHEEIVYPNINTAIPTFDIRQTLQEFARTSDIKVLNNLVASQDVCRVWSLDMPPIQSKL, from the exons ATGCTGCTGAAAATTCGACACGCACTGCTTGAAGTGACCAATCATCAAGTATCCAAGCAGTCAGCCAAGCAATCGGCGGTTATAATCAACAACGAGATCATAATTAGCTGTGGCAATATATTGCAGCCATTCATTCGTCCAGATGGAGATGGTTTGAAAATTATCCAGAGCTTGCAGCAGTGCAAGCTGGTCGATGCCCAGGACGGACACTGTGCTGAGGGCAAACTGCTGCGCACTTTAAGTTATCTGGTGACCTTTGATCGACAGCGGCGCCCACTGACCGATCGCAGTGCTCAACATAGTTCTGGCCATTCAGCCCACATACTAACGCGCTATACGGCCCAGCCTTTGTATGTGTTCTGTGCCGCAGAAGTGTCGCGCAATCTGCACAAGATACTGATGAATGCCGACAATGATGAACAAAATGTGCTGCGCTCTTGTTTTTTGGTGCTTACTATGCGGGAGTTAAAGGAACGTGAATCCTTTAAGCGTTTCCTTCAGCACATTGCCAGCTATTTGCGCTACCTGCAGCCAATTCATACACTGGACGATGTGCTTGTTATGTGCTCGCCCTTTGGCTTGGAGAACTTCTACAAAACCATAAGCATTGGCAAGGTATCCAATGTGATGGGCAGTTCGCTGTTTGGTCTGTCTAATGCCTTGCCCCTAGGCTGTGAGGGGGCTGCGGTATTCAACAATAAGCT CCGGCTTATAGGCATTATCATCTGTACTTCGTTCCAGAGGGAACAGGAAAACGTCAACCTGACTTTGGCTGCCAATTTTGGTTATCTTTTGCGAGATTTTATGGAACAACTAGGCACCCCCATTACTATGCTAAGCTTGCCACGAGAGCCGTCCGATTTTGCGT GGGAACGCACAATTGTGGTCATCGAGTCGGCTGGTCAGCAAGGAACTGGGACTTACATCAAAGTGCACAACAAGCGCTTCATTCTGACCTGCGCGCATGTTGTTGGTCAA CCAAACTCCCGAGTGCACTGCCGTGCTATAGATCGAGAATTCAaatctgatgttatttggtgcAATCCCGATGAGAATCGTCCATACGACTTGGCTCTGCTCACCGCGCCTCCGGATGTGCCCGAGCATCATTGCGTTCGTTTGGCGCGTAATCGCGCTACGTTGGGCCAAACGGTTTACAATGCAGGCTTTCCATACTATGTGAACTTTAACTTTAAGTACGACTTCAATCCTTCCATATTCCAAGGGCGCATCATCAAGTGTGATCAGGGCGCGCTTATGTCCGACGGCAGCGTGCAGGCTGGGCAGAGTGGTGGTCCAATGTTTGACCAAAATGGCAGTATTCTCGGCGTTTGCGTGTCCAATATTAAACATGAGGAAATTGTCTATCCAAATATAAATACCGCCATTCCGACGTTCGATATACGTCAAACACTACAGGAATTTGCGCGAACAAGTG ataTTAAGGTGCTAAACAACCTTGTTGCGAGCCAGGATGTCTGCCGAGTCTGGTCGCTGGATATGCCGCCCATCCAAAGCaaactttaa
- the Orc4 gene encoding origin recognition complex subunit 4 has product MHDSVQELIKTRRFLKERLQRDYSTLRGYEAERSNVRQLLQRTAEMGESNSLLLIGPRGAGKTTLINAVLTDLMENKSFVDNTLIVHLDGNLHTDDRIALKSITVQMRLENAADGKVFGSFAENLAFLLQCLKAGDKKSKSVVFVLEEFDLFCTHHNQTLLYNLFDVSQSAQAPICVLGVTCRLDVIELLEKRVKSRFSHRQVFLFPSARKFEEYVALFQQLMSIPSSKELQAAADRVDSLQLLKSEAFTFQRNHFDGVEYNFDKKHMENWNKQIVKLSKSAAAQKTLQMLYDFDISEAFLKTFIFRLVAQLKPEAPHITAEQLTALAAQYECDDKVELLCGLSVLELCLIIAIKHHSSIYDRDPFNFEIIFARFSKFAKVSSTMQGVERAVVLKAFEHLRIIELIMPLSSSGMGKLQKEFEMHKLALTYGQIQHAVQRYQALPTEVAQWAQSSLI; this is encoded by the exons atgcaTGATTCGGTGCAGGAGTTAATTAAAACGCGTCGTTTTCTAAAGGAGCGACTGCAGCGCGACTACAGCACACTCCGTGGCTACGAGGCGGAGCGTTCCAATGTacgccagctgctgcaacgCACAGCCGAAATGGGCGAATCAAATTCTTTGCTTTTGATAGGGCCGCGCGGCGCTGGCAAGACCACA ctaataaatgccgtgctCACGGATTTGATGGAGAACAAATCGTTTGTGGACAACACGCTCATTGTGCACCTGGATGGAAATCTGCATACAGACGATCGCATTGCTCTTAAATCAATTACTGTGCAAATGCGCCTGGAGAATGCGGCCGACGGCAAGGTGTTTGGCTCATTTGCTGAGAATCTGGCCTTTCTGCTGCAGTGCCTCAAGGCGGGCGACAAGAAATCCAAAAGCGTTGTCTTCGTGCTGGAGGAATTCGATCTCTTTTGCACACATCACAATCAAACTCTGCtgtacaatttatttgatgtatCGCAATCAGCGCAGGCGCCAATTTGTGTGCTGGGCGTAACCTGCCGCCTAGATGTCATTGAGCTGCTCGAGAAGCGCGTCAAATCCCGGTTCTCGCACAG ACAAGTGTTTCTCTTTCCCAGTGCCCGCAAATTCGAGGAGTATGTGGCGCTCTTCCAGCAGCTAATGAGCATACCCAGCAGCAAGGAGCTGCAGGCAGCGGCTGATCGCGTTGACAGCCTGCAGCTGCTCAAATCGGAAGCATTTACCTTTCAACGTAATCATTTCGATGGAGttgaatacaattttgatAAGAAGCATATGGAGAACTGGAACAAACAGATTGTGAAACTTAGCAAGTCAGCAGCTGCACAGAAAACGCTGCAAATGCTCTACGATTTTGATATAAGCGAAGCATTCCTCAAGACCTTTATATTCCGTCTAGTGGCACAGCTGAAACCGGAGGCGCCACACATTACGGCCGAGCAGCTCACAGCGCTGGCCGCACAATACGAATGCGACGATAAAGTGGAACTGCTCTGCGGTCTCTCAGTGCTGGAGCTGTGCCTGATCATTGCCATAAAACATCATTCCAGCATTTACGACAGAGATCCGTTCAATTTTGAAATCATATTTGCACGCTTCTCCAAGTTCGCCAAGGTGTCCTCGACCATGCAGGGCGTGGAGCGCGCCGTAGTATTAAAAGCCTTCGAGCATTTGCGCATTATCGAGCTGATTATGCCCCTATCCAGCAGCGGCATGGGCAAGCTGCAAAAGGAGTTTGAAATGCACAAATTGGCTCTAACATATGGACAGATCCAGCACGCAGTGCAGCGCTATCAGGCACTGCCCACGGAGGTGGCGCAATGGGCGCAGAGTTCGTTGATCTGA
- the key gene encoding NF-kappa-B essential modulator isoform X3 yields MQEYYKITQQWRMEANAREQNYQEQLKECQTQIEKISEENQQLKKELEMNLEQIHLVEEIHQKEHDELRQSVSEKSSLINNMRVEIDRLQKHQLNSYEYVPDESIPEPDYKKILDEHEVKDLQRQMSALLAENLEFKDMKKTYIEEIDCLKVNLTSAEELLNVMRADVNALKAKDAQKDDEITHLKTQIDIYRRDFEMERADREKNAGEKEQYLVDLRALQRRNQELIEALAEAHKSNKSGHASSTLGASKNNLRDEQRPVRVLDPTGAAARTSDSVLRCPICSKSFSALTVLQSHVNDCLDKN; encoded by the exons ATGCAGGAATATTACAAAATTACACAGCAATGGCGCATGGAAGCAAACGCCCGAGAGCAAAATTATCAGGAGCAATTAAAGGAATGCCAAACACAGATCGAAAAGATAAGCGAGGAAAATCAACAGCTGAAAAAGGAATTGGAAATGAACTTGGAACAAATACATTTGGTTGAAGAGATACACCAGAAGGAGCACGATGAGCTCAGGCAAAGTGTTTCAGAAAAATCATCGCTGATCAACAACATGCGTGTTGAAATTGACAGGCTGCAGAAGCACCAACTG AATTCTTACGAGTATGTGCCTGATGAGAGTATTCCCGAGCCGGattataagaaaatattaGACGAACATGAAGTCAAAGATCTGCAGCGACAGATGTCTGCATTATTGGCCGAAAATCTGGAATTTAAGGACATG aaaaaaaccTATATTGAGGAAATAGATTGCTTGAAGGTGAACTTAACCAGCGCAGAGGAGCTCTTAAATGTCATGCGTGCCGATGTCAATGCGTTAAAGGCAAAAGATGCACAAAAAGATGATGAGATAACACATTTGAAGACACAGATTGATATTTATCGACGCGATTTTGAAATGGAGCGCGCTGATCGTGAAAAGAACGCTGGCGAAAAGGAACAGTATCTGGTGGATCTGCGCGCATTACAGCGGCGCAATCAAGAGCTAATCGAAGCGTTAGCCGAAGCGCACAAATCCAACAAGTCCGGCCATGCTTCATCTACATTAGGCGCCAGCAAAAACAACCTGCGAGACGAGCAGAGACCAGTAAGA GTTTTAGATCCCACAGGCGCAGCCGCTAGGACTTCGGATTCTGTATTGCGATGTCCCATCTGCTCGAAATCGTTTAGCGCTTTGACTGTTTTGCAAAGTCATGTTAATGATTGCTTGGACAAGAATTAA
- the ETH gene encoding uncharacterized protein ETH, whose product MSSPTILLYAVLLLAGLWSSAHADESPGFFLKITKNVPRLGKRSEGFPMKNIKTIPRIGRSDPQASVTPLLAWLWDMDMDMAQPQLSKRRLPNNVGAGHVEHELNVVQPVNSNTLLELLDRNAIPSEHVKFVHWKDFDRALQADTELYDKVIHLGRDPDQRLKQDLNFNSYIPIFGSDDGLGNNFMLYNTDDSDLYGSNNRYNRNFMEYNRL is encoded by the exons ATGAGTTCACCCACTATCCTGTTGTACGCTGTGCTACTTCTGGCTGGGCTCTGGAGCTCGGCACATGCCGATGAGAGTCCTGGCTTCTTTCTGAAGATCACCAAAAACGTGCCACGTCTGGGCAAGCGCAGCGAAGGTTTTCCCATGAAGAACATTAAGACCATACCACGCATTGGACGCAGCGATCCCCAA GCCTCTGTCACACCCTTGCTAGCCTGGCTTTGGGatatggacatggacatggctCAGCCGCAGCTCAGCAAGCGTCGCCTGCCCAACAATGTCGGCGCTGGCCATGTGGAACACGAGCTGAACGTTGTGCAGCCGGTTAATTCGAACACGCTACTTGAGCTACTGGATCGAAATGCTATACCCAGCGAGCATGTCAAGTTTGTGCACTGGAAGGACTTTGATCGTGCCCTGCAGGCCGACACGGAGCTGTACGACAAGGTTATACACCTGGGACGCGATCCGGACCAACGTTTGAAGCAGGATCTCAACTTCAACAGCTATATACCGATCTTTGGCTCTGACGATGGACTTGGCAACAATTTTATGCTGTACAACACGGACGATAGCGATTTGTATGGCAGCAACAATCGCTACAATCGCAACTTTATGGAGTATAACCGTTTGTAG
- the LOC6626787 gene encoding uncharacterized protein has product MPLEVITTDQLKYHRLVANKDSQSRDRWQKCFSWYPGRQNIEFNRVGQIYCESHHIYGDEAFEKYARRQRLNKKHCYSHADAVKILEKQDEQSLDVNSEAKVPPTTNAEYGRFRPTRMHFC; this is encoded by the coding sequence ATGCCGCTCGAAGTGATTACCACAGATCAGTTGAAATATCATCGTCTGGTGGCCAACAAGGATAGCCAGTCGAGAGATCGCTGGCAGAAATGTTTCAGCTGGTATCCAGGCAGGCAGAACATCGAGTTTAATCGCGTCGGTCAGATCTACTGCGAGAGCCATCACATCTACGGCGACGAGGCATTCGAGAAGTATGCCCGGCGCCAGCGATTGAACAAGAAGCATTGCTACTCTCATGCCGATGCGGTGAAGATTCTGGAAAAGCAAGACGAGCAAAGTCTCGATGTTAACAGCGAGGCCAAGGTGCCGCCCACCACGAACGCGGAATATGGACGTTTTAGGCCCACACGTATGCACTTTTGCTGA
- the key gene encoding NF-kappa-B essential modulator isoform X2: protein MTEEDSFVILGSSPLSSLCSHGNSLLTDALDKEENGTAEEAEELPKPVAAETPSSSTQVSAITQKANSMEESLPATLPSGQSSLAASFLMGEVNPDVLKNSVYSQFPSLCSMQACAEDVVKLQTMMTDYMALKQTLDKVTHTMQEYYKITQQWRMEANAREQNYQEQLKECQTQIEKISEENQQLKKELEMNLEQIHLVEEIHQKEHDELRQSVSEKSSLINNMRVEIDRLQKHQLNSYEYVPDESIPEPDYKKILDEHEVKDLQRQMSALLAENLEFKDMKKTYIEEIDCLKVNLTSAEELLNVMRADVNALKAKDAQKDDEITHLKTQIDIYRRDFEMERADREKNAGEKEQYLVDLRALQRRNQELIEALAEAHKSNKSGHASSTLGASKNNLRDEQRPVLDPTGAAARTSDSVLRCPICSKSFSALTVLQSHVNDCLDKN, encoded by the exons ATGACCGAAGAAGACTCGTTCGTTATTTTGGGCAGTTCGCCGTTATCTTCGCTCTGCTCGCACGGCAATTCATTGCTAACCGATGCATTGGACAAGGAAGAAAATGGAACTGCCGAGGAAGCTGAAGAATTACCAAAGCCGGTGGCTGCTGAAACCCCATCCAGCTCGACTCAAGTGAGTGCTATAACTCAGAAGGCCAATTCCATGGAGGAAAGCCTGCCCGCAACTTTGCCTTCAGGGCAAAGTTCGTTGGCAGCAAGTTTTCTAATGGGCGAGGTTAATCCCGATGTGCTTAAG AACAGCGTTTACTCACAGTTTCCCAGCCTTTGCTCGATGCAAGCCTGCGCCGAGGATGTTGTAAAGCTGCAGACGATGATGACCGATTACATGGCATTAAAAC AAACGTTGGATAAAGTCACGCACACTATGCAGGAATATTACAAAATTACACAGCAATGGCGCATGGAAGCAAACGCCCGAGAGCAAAATTATCAGGAGCAATTAAAGGAATGCCAAACACAGATCGAAAAGATAAGCGAGGAAAATCAACAGCTGAAAAAGGAATTGGAAATGAACTTGGAACAAATACATTTGGTTGAAGAGATACACCAGAAGGAGCACGATGAGCTCAGGCAAAGTGTTTCAGAAAAATCATCGCTGATCAACAACATGCGTGTTGAAATTGACAGGCTGCAGAAGCACCAACTG AATTCTTACGAGTATGTGCCTGATGAGAGTATTCCCGAGCCGGattataagaaaatattaGACGAACATGAAGTCAAAGATCTGCAGCGACAGATGTCTGCATTATTGGCCGAAAATCTGGAATTTAAGGACATG aaaaaaaccTATATTGAGGAAATAGATTGCTTGAAGGTGAACTTAACCAGCGCAGAGGAGCTCTTAAATGTCATGCGTGCCGATGTCAATGCGTTAAAGGCAAAAGATGCACAAAAAGATGATGAGATAACACATTTGAAGACACAGATTGATATTTATCGACGCGATTTTGAAATGGAGCGCGCTGATCGTGAAAAGAACGCTGGCGAAAAGGAACAGTATCTGGTGGATCTGCGCGCATTACAGCGGCGCAATCAAGAGCTAATCGAAGCGTTAGCCGAAGCGCACAAATCCAACAAGTCCGGCCATGCTTCATCTACATTAGGCGCCAGCAAAAACAACCTGCGAGACGAGCAGAGACCA GTTTTAGATCCCACAGGCGCAGCCGCTAGGACTTCGGATTCTGTATTGCGATGTCCCATCTGCTCGAAATCGTTTAGCGCTTTGACTGTTTTGCAAAGTCATGTTAATGATTGCTTGGACAAGAATTAA
- the Reg-5 gene encoding rhythmically expressed gene 5 protein: MMNAARLILASCLISAVAIQMSSASAIPIWEFLSRNEKMSYLYSTFAQLVSVHCKTTVGGGLPVNQCKHNLLGYGYEKLQTFSEAQLEALDPYQRDANELIWASIMRDHPSATLITTRKPQPVPTPPASSLIILTHQQQPQQQQQQQQQQPQQPQQQNPLFESSGSEHKHKYAMDMDMAYGYGGGQAKATVQQSELPAAAALTAEPPQRYLSGPLVIRLRTDGTPVEEDKDRPLPVDDDLETYRLARPNRHRKIATISALKQQHFAAIALQRELQPPHPQQVRRQFRQAQTQTQSQPLASAGYYYGKGQA; the protein is encoded by the exons ATGATGAACGCCGCGAGACTAATCTTGGCCAGCTGCCTGATCAGCGCTGTGGCCATCCAAATGAGCTCAGCCTCGGCTATACCCATTTGGGAGTTTTTGTCGCGTAACGAAAAg ATGTCTTACCTGTACTCGACGTTCGCACAGCTGGTTAGCGTGCACTGCAAGACAACGGTGGGCGGCGGTCTTCCCGTGAACCAGTGCAAGCACAATTTGCTCGGCTATGGCTATGAGAAATTGCAGACATTCTCCGAGGCGCAGCTGGAGGCACTCGATCCGTACCAGCGCGATGCCAATGAGCTAA TCTGGGCATCGATTATGCGGGATCATCCCAGCGCCACGCTGATAACCACACGCAAGCCACAGCCAGTGCCCACGCCGCCGGCCTCCTCGCTCATCATACTCacgcatcagcagcagccccaacagcaacaacaacaacagcagcagcagccgcagcagccgcagcagcagaatcCGCTCTTTgagagcagcggcagcgagcataagcacaaatatgccatggacatggacatggccTATGGCTATGGCGGCGGCCAGGCCAAGGCAACAGTTCAGCAGTCTGAACTgcccgctgccgccgctctGACGGCAGAGCCGCCGCAAAGGTATCTGAGCGGACCGCTGGTGATACGCCTGCGTACCGATGGCACGCCCGTGGAGGAGGACAAAGATCGTCCGCTGCCGGTTGACGATGATCTGGAAACGTATCGTTTGGCGCGCCCCAACAGACACCGCAAAATAGCCACAATTAGCGCACTcaagcagcaacattttgcgGCCATTGCACTGCAGCGGGAGCTGCAACCGCCGCATCCACAGCAGGTGCGACGACAGTTCCGCCAGGcacagacgcagacgcagTCCCAGCCACTGGCCAGCGCCGGCTACTACTACGGCAAGGGGCAGGCGTAA
- the LOC6626335 gene encoding RNA-binding protein rnp-4, producing the protein MAGNDGDSDSSSDYEVELHVKPKRVRRPVNDDTADLLGNFDDEKRKEIFEGTYVDKETAKNPSDSNSSDEAGSDPAEDNDDAVGQVADAAGADSDASASEEEPNADGRITSDQLNSLLRGASKVNRHVLYVTNLNFETTKDDLESHFAVAGTVKSIRIPKKRRGGFAFVEMVDLAGFQQAFQLHNTELQGRKIKVQISEAGKKKSANKKNIIKQKNRKLAEMRNEQKTFTKSGKFYDKDLKKEKAKELLARKRWRKPKAK; encoded by the coding sequence ATGGCCGGTAATGACGGCGACTCGGACTCTAGCAGTGACTATGAGGTGGAACTGCATGTGAAGCCTAAAAGAGTGCGTCGCCCAGTCAATGATGACACTGCCGATCTTTTGGGTAACTTCGATGACGAGAAACGCAAGGAGATTTTTGAAGGTACTTATGTAGACAAAGAAACTGCAAAAAATCCAAGCGATTCGAATAGCAGCGATGAAGCCGGATCTGATCCAGCCGAAGACAACGACGACGCAGTGGGCCAAGTGGCTGATGCTGCGGGTGCCGACAGCGACGCCTCCGCGTCCGAGGAAGAACCCAATGCCGATGGACGGATAACCAGTGACCAGTTGAATAGCTTGCTGCGTGGTGCCTCCAAGGTGAACAGACACGTACTCTACGTTACAAATCTCAACTTTGAGACTACAAAAGATGACCTGGAGTCACATTTTGCAGTGGCTGGCACAGTCAAGTCCATACGCATCCCAAAGAAACGCCGTGGTGGTTTCGCCTTTGTGGAAATGGTGGACTTGGCTGGATTTCAGCAAGCCTTTCAGTTGCACAACACTGAGCTGCAGGGCAGAAAAATAAAGGTGCAAATATCCGAAGCGGGTAAAAAGAAGTCAGCCAACAAGAAGAACATAATCAAACAGAAAAATCGCAAATTGGCCGAGATGCGCAACGAACAGAAGACGTTTACAAAGAGTGGCAAATTCTACGATAAGGACCTGAAGAAAGAGAAGGCCAAGGAGCTGCTGGCGCGTAAGCGCTGGCGTAAGCCTAAGGCTAAGTAA
- the key gene encoding NF-kappa-B essential modulator isoform X1: MTEEDSFVILGSSPLSSLCSHGNSLLTDALDKEENGTAEEAEELPKPVAAETPSSSTQVSAITQKANSMEESLPATLPSGQSSLAASFLMGEVNPDVLKNSVYSQFPSLCSMQACAEDVVKLQTMMTDYMALKQTLDKVTHTMQEYYKITQQWRMEANAREQNYQEQLKECQTQIEKISEENQQLKKELEMNLEQIHLVEEIHQKEHDELRQSVSEKSSLINNMRVEIDRLQKHQLNSYEYVPDESIPEPDYKKILDEHEVKDLQRQMSALLAENLEFKDMKKTYIEEIDCLKVNLTSAEELLNVMRADVNALKAKDAQKDDEITHLKTQIDIYRRDFEMERADREKNAGEKEQYLVDLRALQRRNQELIEALAEAHKSNKSGHASSTLGASKNNLRDEQRPVRVLDPTGAAARTSDSVLRCPICSKSFSALTVLQSHVNDCLDKN, from the exons ATGACCGAAGAAGACTCGTTCGTTATTTTGGGCAGTTCGCCGTTATCTTCGCTCTGCTCGCACGGCAATTCATTGCTAACCGATGCATTGGACAAGGAAGAAAATGGAACTGCCGAGGAAGCTGAAGAATTACCAAAGCCGGTGGCTGCTGAAACCCCATCCAGCTCGACTCAAGTGAGTGCTATAACTCAGAAGGCCAATTCCATGGAGGAAAGCCTGCCCGCAACTTTGCCTTCAGGGCAAAGTTCGTTGGCAGCAAGTTTTCTAATGGGCGAGGTTAATCCCGATGTGCTTAAG AACAGCGTTTACTCACAGTTTCCCAGCCTTTGCTCGATGCAAGCCTGCGCCGAGGATGTTGTAAAGCTGCAGACGATGATGACCGATTACATGGCATTAAAAC AAACGTTGGATAAAGTCACGCACACTATGCAGGAATATTACAAAATTACACAGCAATGGCGCATGGAAGCAAACGCCCGAGAGCAAAATTATCAGGAGCAATTAAAGGAATGCCAAACACAGATCGAAAAGATAAGCGAGGAAAATCAACAGCTGAAAAAGGAATTGGAAATGAACTTGGAACAAATACATTTGGTTGAAGAGATACACCAGAAGGAGCACGATGAGCTCAGGCAAAGTGTTTCAGAAAAATCATCGCTGATCAACAACATGCGTGTTGAAATTGACAGGCTGCAGAAGCACCAACTG AATTCTTACGAGTATGTGCCTGATGAGAGTATTCCCGAGCCGGattataagaaaatattaGACGAACATGAAGTCAAAGATCTGCAGCGACAGATGTCTGCATTATTGGCCGAAAATCTGGAATTTAAGGACATG aaaaaaaccTATATTGAGGAAATAGATTGCTTGAAGGTGAACTTAACCAGCGCAGAGGAGCTCTTAAATGTCATGCGTGCCGATGTCAATGCGTTAAAGGCAAAAGATGCACAAAAAGATGATGAGATAACACATTTGAAGACACAGATTGATATTTATCGACGCGATTTTGAAATGGAGCGCGCTGATCGTGAAAAGAACGCTGGCGAAAAGGAACAGTATCTGGTGGATCTGCGCGCATTACAGCGGCGCAATCAAGAGCTAATCGAAGCGTTAGCCGAAGCGCACAAATCCAACAAGTCCGGCCATGCTTCATCTACATTAGGCGCCAGCAAAAACAACCTGCGAGACGAGCAGAGACCAGTAAGA GTTTTAGATCCCACAGGCGCAGCCGCTAGGACTTCGGATTCTGTATTGCGATGTCCCATCTGCTCGAAATCGTTTAGCGCTTTGACTGTTTTGCAAAGTCATGTTAATGATTGCTTGGACAAGAATTAA